CCGCCAGGAGGTCTCCCGTGGCCCGGGCAACGGCATGCCGTCTTACCCGCACCCGCGTGGCATGAAGGACTTCTGGGAGTTCCCCACCGTGTCCATGGGCATCGGCCCGATGAACGCGATCTACCAGGCACGCTTCAACAAGTACCTGCACGACCGTGGCATCAAGGACACCTCCGAGCAGCACGTCTGGGCGTTCCTCGGCGACGGCGAGATGGATGAGGCGGAGTCCCGCGGCTTCCTGCAGATGGGCCCGCTGTACAACCTTGACAACCTCACCTTCGTGGTCAACTGCAACCTGCAGCGTCTCGACGGCCCGGTCCGCGGCAACACGCAGATCATCCAGGAGCTGGAGTCCCACTTCAAGGGCGCCGGCTGGAATGTCATCAAGGTCGTCTGGGGCCGCGAGTGGGACGCGCTGCTGGAGAAGGACGAGGACGGCGCGCTCGTCGAGATCATGAACAACACGCCGGACGGCGACTACCAGACGCTCAAGGCCAACGACGGCGCCTGGGTCCGTGAGCATTTCTTCAACCGCGACCCGCGCACGAAGAAGCTCGTCGAGGACATGACCGACGACGAGATCTGGGGCCTGCGCCGCGGCGGACACGACTACCGCAAGGTCTACGCCGCGTACAAGCGAGCCATGGAGACGAAGAACGGTCGCCCGACCGTCATTCTCGCGCACACCATCAAGGGTTACGGCCTGGGCCACAACTTCGAGGGCCGCAACGCGACCCACCAGATGAAGAAGCTCACGCTGGACGATCTCAAGGATTTCCGCACCAAACAGAACATCCCCTTCACCGACGAGCAGCTGGAGAAGGATCCCTACCTGCCGCCGTACTACCACCCGGGTGAGGACTCCGACGAGATCAAGTACGCGCTGGAGCGCCGCAAGGAGCTCGGCGGATTCCTGCCGGAGCGCCGCGAGAACTACACGCCGCTGGTCGTCCCGGACATCGACAAGCTCAAGTCCGTTCGCAAGGGTTCAGCCAAGCAGCACGTGGCCACCACCATGGCGCTCGTGCGCACCTTCAAGGAGCTCATGCGCGACAAGGAGCTGGGCAAGCGTGTCGTGCCCATCATCCCGGACGAGGCCCGCACCTTCGGCATGGACTCGTGGTTCCCGACCCTGAAGATCTACAACCCGGACGGGCAGAACTACGTCCCGGTCGACCACGACCTCATGCTCTCCTACCGCGAGGCCACCGACGGGCAGATCCTGCACGAGGGCATCAACGAGGCCGGCGCAACGGGTTCCTTCACCGCGGCCGGCACGTCCTACGCCACCCAGGGCGAGGTCATGGTCCCGCTGTACATCTTCTACTCGATGTTCGGCTTCCAGCGCACCGGCGACGTCATCTGGGCGGCCGCCGACCAGATGGCCCGAGGTTTCCTCATCGGTGCCACCGCCGGGCGCACCACCCTCGCGGGTGAGGGCCTCCAGCACATGGACGGTCACTCGCTCATTCTCGCGTCGACCAACCCGGGCGTGGTCTCCTACGATCCGGCGTTCTCCTACGAGGTCGCGCACCTCATCCGCGAGGGCATCGACCGCATGTACGGCGCGGGCCGCGGCGAGGACGTCATCTACTACCTCACCGTGTACAACCAGCCGACCCCGCAGCCGGCGGAGCCCGCGGATCTCGACGTCGAGGGCCTGCACAAGGGCATCTACCTCTACTCCCGTGGAGAGGAGGGAGGCGAGAACGAGGTCTCCCTGCTCGCCTCCGGCATCGGCATGCAGGCGGCGCTCGGCGCGCAGAAGCTGCTTGCCGAGGACTTCGACGTCAAGGCGCACGTCTACTCGGTGACCTCCTGGACGGAGCTCGCGCGCGACGGCCAGCACATCGCGGCCGAGCGCATCCACAACCCGGCCGGCGAGCACCCGGAGCCGTTCGCGACGACCCAGCTCAAGCAGACCCCGGGCCCCTACGTGGCCACCTCGGACTTCGCCTCCGATCTGCACGAGTCGATCCGCGCGGTCGTCCCGGGCCAGTACATCACCCTGGGTGCGGACGGTTTCGGTTTCGCCGACACCCGTCCCTCCGCCCGCAGTTTCTTCAACATCGACGCCGAGTCGATGGCGGTGGCCGCGCTCATCGGTCTGGCCAACGAGGGCAAGATCGACATCTCGGTCGCCCAGGAAGCCGCGGACAAGTACAACGTGGCGGATCCGACGAAGGCTTAGTTCGCTTCTCGACGCCACCCCCTCGCCCCGCTTGACAGCAGGGGCGAGGGGGTTTTCTCTGCGCTAGTCTCGGTAGCCATGACCGACTTCAGCTATCCCGTCATCGCCTACAACACCTCGGCCGAGAGGGCCTTCGCCGCGATCACGCAGCGCAGCGACATGGACGTCTACCTCGGTGGCACGGGCCCGCAGTCGACCTGGTCGCCCGGCGACAAGGTCCTGTGGAAGTCCATGCCCGGCGACGAATTCGACGATCTGGACCAGGAGGTGCTGGCAGTCTCCGCCCCCTCGACCCTCGAGTTCACCTGGCACACGATGGGCACAGTCTTCGACGACGCCACCCCGGAGGAGGACGAGGAGCGGACGGTCGTGCGTTACGACATCGAGGAGCTGGACATGCCCGGCGCGGTGAAGATCACGCTGACCCATTCGGGTTTCCAGTCCGAGCAGTCCCGGATGTACCAGGGGATCTCGCAGGGCTGGGTGATGATCCTGTGCTCGCTGAAGACGTTCCTGGAGTCGGAAATGGCCCGGTCCAGCGACGATTCCCGTTGAGTGATTAACCTCACAAACCCGCCCGGGCCCGGCAAACCCCCTGCTAGAGGTTCACACTATGGAACCCTAACTTAGTCACGCCTTACCTTATTTATGCAGGTTAGAGCCCTTTTTCGGTTGCCGGGCCGGAGGTCCTGGGTCATAATTGCAGACATGAGCAACTACACCGTTCCCGGACTGACCGAAGAAAACGCCAAGACCCTCATCACCGAGCTCCAGGCCCGGCTGGGAGACTACAACGACCTCCACCTCATCCTCAAGCACGCCCACTGGAACGTCGTGGGCCCGAACTTCATCGCCGTCCACGAGATGATCGACCCCCAGGTCGAGCTCGTCCGCGCCTACGCCGACACCGTCGCCGAGCGCATCGCCACCCTGGGCGGC
This sequence is a window from Corynebacterium doosanense CAU 212 = DSM 45436. Protein-coding genes within it:
- the aceE gene encoding pyruvate dehydrogenase (acetyl-transferring), homodimeric type, whose translation is MTESPDTHYPLIRDGVASYLHDNDPEETREWMDSLDGLLESSSPERARYLMLRLLERATAKRVPLPSLTSTDFVNTIPTTMEPEFPGDEDIEKRFRRWIRWNAAIMVHRAQRPGIEIGGHISTYASAAPLYEVGMNHFFRGKDHPGGGDQIFFQGHASPGMYARAFLEGRLSEDDLDGFRQEVSRGPGNGMPSYPHPRGMKDFWEFPTVSMGIGPMNAIYQARFNKYLHDRGIKDTSEQHVWAFLGDGEMDEAESRGFLQMGPLYNLDNLTFVVNCNLQRLDGPVRGNTQIIQELESHFKGAGWNVIKVVWGREWDALLEKDEDGALVEIMNNTPDGDYQTLKANDGAWVREHFFNRDPRTKKLVEDMTDDEIWGLRRGGHDYRKVYAAYKRAMETKNGRPTVILAHTIKGYGLGHNFEGRNATHQMKKLTLDDLKDFRTKQNIPFTDEQLEKDPYLPPYYHPGEDSDEIKYALERRKELGGFLPERRENYTPLVVPDIDKLKSVRKGSAKQHVATTMALVRTFKELMRDKELGKRVVPIIPDEARTFGMDSWFPTLKIYNPDGQNYVPVDHDLMLSYREATDGQILHEGINEAGATGSFTAAGTSYATQGEVMVPLYIFYSMFGFQRTGDVIWAAADQMARGFLIGATAGRTTLAGEGLQHMDGHSLILASTNPGVVSYDPAFSYEVAHLIREGIDRMYGAGRGEDVIYYLTVYNQPTPQPAEPADLDVEGLHKGIYLYSRGEEGGENEVSLLASGIGMQAALGAQKLLAEDFDVKAHVYSVTSWTELARDGQHIAAERIHNPAGEHPEPFATTQLKQTPGPYVATSDFASDLHESIRAVVPGQYITLGADGFGFADTRPSARSFFNIDAESMAVAALIGLANEGKIDISVAQEAADKYNVADPTKA
- a CDS encoding SRPBCC domain-containing protein; this translates as MTDFSYPVIAYNTSAERAFAAITQRSDMDVYLGGTGPQSTWSPGDKVLWKSMPGDEFDDLDQEVLAVSAPSTLEFTWHTMGTVFDDATPEEDEERTVVRYDIEELDMPGAVKITLTHSGFQSEQSRMYQGISQGWVMILCSLKTFLESEMARSSDDSR